The following coding sequences lie in one Streptomyces sp. NBC_00510 genomic window:
- a CDS encoding molecular chaperone Hsp90: MDRGADPFGTARLRRAVLDAWAASPARFREDANAEEDLALGGYRDRLVVELAQNAADAATRAGVTGRLRLTLREGVLAAANTGAHLDAAGVESLSTLRASSKREEGDLAVGRFGVGFSAVLAVSDEPAILSRSGGVRWSLAEARDLARETGGHSPGLTDELRRRDGHVPLLRLPLPAEGTAPDGYDTCVVLPLRDGAAADLAASLLAAIDDALLLSLPGLTEVVVETPEGVRTLARRQEDGLTVVVDSAGGTTRWRTVSDAGPLEAALLTDRPVEERLRPVWSVTWAVPVGQDGTPERPRTAPFVHAPTPTDEPLGLPALLIASLPLDPSRRHAAPGALTDFLVARAAELYVRLLADWRPVTAGIVDLVPGPLGKGELDAQLRRHVQERLPRTAFLPRAADVTGTDGEDELPPALRPVEAEVVEGTGAETVRVLAEVFPTLLPPGLERRPELRVLGVARLPLGDAIDRLAGVERPADWWHRLYDSLAGTDPDRLSGLPVPLADRRTVVGPRQVLLPLPEMDSVYAEESAPVSTGLPAASELARLGLKVADPAAAHPLLEKLGATPATPRAVLTTPQVRAAVAASLDADEAWDEDAPALDAEELAEVVLGLVRAANLAPGDEPWLAALALTDDEGELAPAGELVLPGSAFEQVIREGELGSVDEDLAARWGEQPLTAVGVLATFALVRATDVVLDPDELEPRESDWAEPDDAGLLDAVDVWCEDVLDQLPDTDVPPVATEIVAVRDLDLVADDAWPQALAMLSVPPLRDAVTQPVRVLLPDGTTESVRPYTAWWLRDHPVLDGRRPVGLRAAGGDPLLDGLYEDAEAGAVDDQVLRALGVRTSVTALLDEPGGAAELLARLADPDSTVTPAQLHRLYSELGTLEPEQVTLPDELRAVVDGHEPRVVDAGDALVADAPDLLPLTAGLPLLPVPPVHAAALAELFQVRRLSEALDAPVVSEGEPHDVADAVRELLPGAPLSYVEHEELLVRAADGSTVELDWRWVDGTLHAATLEGVAAGLSWAAGAWQRRFEVAALLEDPTRTEELARDRWFD, translated from the coding sequence ATGGACCGGGGCGCAGATCCGTTCGGGACCGCACGGCTGCGGCGGGCCGTGCTGGACGCGTGGGCCGCGTCGCCCGCCCGGTTCCGGGAGGACGCCAACGCGGAGGAGGACCTCGCGCTCGGCGGCTACCGCGACCGTCTCGTCGTCGAGCTGGCCCAGAACGCCGCCGACGCGGCGACCCGCGCCGGGGTGACCGGCCGCCTGCGGCTGACCCTGCGCGAGGGGGTGCTCGCCGCCGCGAACACCGGGGCCCACCTGGACGCCGCGGGCGTGGAGTCCCTGTCGACGCTGCGCGCCAGCTCCAAGCGCGAGGAGGGCGACCTGGCCGTCGGCCGCTTCGGCGTCGGATTCTCCGCGGTGCTCGCGGTCAGCGACGAGCCCGCGATCCTCAGCCGCAGCGGCGGCGTCCGCTGGTCGCTGGCCGAGGCCCGCGACCTCGCGCGGGAGACCGGTGGGCACTCCCCGGGGCTCACCGACGAACTGCGCCGCCGGGACGGCCACGTACCGCTGCTGCGGCTGCCGCTGCCCGCCGAGGGCACCGCCCCGGACGGCTACGACACGTGCGTCGTGCTGCCGCTGCGCGACGGCGCCGCCGCGGACCTCGCGGCGAGCCTGCTCGCCGCGATCGACGACGCGCTGCTGCTGTCCCTGCCCGGCCTGACCGAGGTGGTCGTGGAGACGCCGGAGGGCGTACGGACCCTGGCCCGGCGTCAGGAGGACGGCCTGACCGTCGTCGTGGACAGCGCCGGCGGCACCACCCGCTGGCGCACCGTGAGCGACGCGGGCCCGCTGGAGGCGGCGCTGCTGACCGACCGCCCGGTCGAGGAGCGGCTGCGCCCGGTGTGGTCGGTGACCTGGGCCGTCCCGGTGGGCCAGGACGGCACGCCCGAGCGGCCGCGGACGGCGCCCTTCGTGCACGCCCCGACGCCGACGGACGAGCCGCTGGGGCTGCCCGCGCTGCTCATCGCCTCGCTGCCGCTGGACCCGAGCCGGCGCCACGCCGCGCCCGGCGCCCTCACCGACTTCCTGGTCGCGCGGGCGGCCGAGCTCTACGTACGGCTGCTGGCGGACTGGCGGCCGGTGACCGCGGGCATCGTGGACCTGGTGCCCGGCCCGCTCGGCAAGGGCGAGCTGGACGCCCAACTGCGCCGCCACGTGCAGGAGCGGCTGCCGCGCACCGCCTTCCTGCCGCGCGCCGCCGACGTCACGGGCACGGACGGGGAGGACGAACTGCCGCCCGCGCTGCGCCCGGTGGAGGCCGAGGTCGTCGAGGGCACCGGCGCGGAGACCGTCCGCGTGCTGGCGGAGGTCTTCCCGACGCTGCTGCCCCCCGGGCTGGAGCGCCGCCCCGAACTGCGCGTCCTCGGGGTGGCCCGGCTGCCGCTGGGCGACGCGATCGACCGGCTCGCCGGGGTGGAGCGCCCCGCGGACTGGTGGCACCGCCTGTACGACTCGCTGGCCGGCACCGACCCGGACCGGCTGAGCGGGCTGCCCGTGCCGCTGGCCGACCGGCGTACGGTCGTCGGACCGCGCCAGGTGCTGCTCCCGCTCCCCGAGATGGACAGCGTCTACGCCGAGGAGTCCGCCCCGGTCAGCACCGGGCTGCCCGCCGCCTCCGAGCTGGCCCGGCTGGGCCTGAAGGTCGCCGACCCGGCGGCCGCGCACCCGCTGCTGGAGAAGCTCGGGGCCACCCCGGCGACCCCGCGCGCCGTCCTCACCACCCCTCAGGTGCGCGCGGCGGTGGCCGCGTCCCTGGACGCCGACGAGGCCTGGGACGAGGACGCGCCCGCGCTGGACGCGGAGGAACTGGCCGAGGTCGTGCTGGGCCTGGTCCGGGCCGCGAACCTCGCCCCCGGCGACGAGCCGTGGCTGGCCGCCCTCGCCCTCACCGACGACGAGGGCGAGCTCGCCCCCGCCGGTGAACTGGTGCTGCCGGGCAGCGCCTTCGAGCAGGTCATCCGGGAGGGGGAGCTCGGGTCCGTCGACGAGGACCTGGCCGCCCGCTGGGGCGAGCAGCCGCTGACCGCGGTCGGCGTGCTCGCCACCTTCGCCCTGGTCCGGGCCACCGACGTGGTGCTCGACCCGGACGAGCTGGAGCCGCGCGAGAGCGACTGGGCCGAGCCGGACGACGCCGGGCTGCTCGACGCGGTCGACGTGTGGTGCGAGGACGTCCTCGACCAGCTGCCGGACACCGACGTGCCGCCGGTCGCCACCGAGATCGTCGCCGTGCGCGACCTCGACCTCGTCGCCGACGACGCCTGGCCGCAGGCGCTGGCCATGCTCTCCGTGCCGCCGCTGCGCGACGCGGTCACCCAGCCGGTGCGGGTCCTGCTGCCGGACGGCACCACGGAGTCCGTGCGGCCCTACACCGCCTGGTGGCTGCGCGACCACCCGGTCCTCGACGGCCGCCGCCCGGTCGGCCTGCGCGCGGCCGGTGGCGACCCGCTGCTCGATGGGCTGTACGAGGACGCCGAGGCCGGGGCCGTGGACGACCAGGTGCTGCGCGCCCTGGGCGTGCGCACGTCCGTCACGGCCCTGCTGGACGAGCCGGGCGGCGCCGCCGAGCTGCTCGCCCGGCTCGCCGACCCGGACTCCACGGTCACCCCGGCCCAGCTGCACCGGCTCTACTCCGAACTGGGCACCCTCGAACCCGAGCAGGTCACCCTCCCCGACGAGCTGCGGGCCGTCGTCGACGGCCACGAGCCGCGCGTGGTCGACGCCGGGGACGCCCTCGTCGCGGACGCGCCCGACCTGCTCCCGCTCACCGCAGGACTGCCCCTGCTCCCGGTGCCGCCGGTCCACGCGGCGGCGCTGGCCGAGCTGTTCCAGGTGCGCCGGCTCAGCGAGGCCCTCGACGCCCCGGTCGTCTCCGAGGGCGAGCCGCACGACGTCGCGGACGCGGTCCGCGAGCTGCTTCCGGGCGCCCCCCTGTCGTACGTCGAGCACGAGGAACTGCTGGTCAGGGCGGCCGACGGCAGCACCGTCGAGCTGGACTGGCGGTGGGTCGACGGCACGCTGCACGCCGCCACGCTGGAGGGCGTCGCCGCCGGCCTGTCGTGGGCGGCCGGCGCCTGGCAGCGCCGCTTCGAGGTGGCCGCGCTGCTGGAGGACCCGACCCGCACGGAGGAGCTGGCCCGAGACCGCTGGTTCGACTGA
- a CDS encoding futalosine hydrolase — translation MTPRLLVVTAVPAERDAVVRGLGGTAAEQPVPGGRVLLRTALADVLAAGVGPAAAAAGTAAALTAARYGLVVSAGIAGGFQPLAPVGSVVVADAIVAADLGAEGPEGFLPVAELGFGTSEHRPPGPLSRRVADVLGAAYGPVLTVSTVTGTAGRSAELTRRHPGAPAEAMEGFGVAEAAAAHGLPVLEIRTVSNPVGPRDRAAWRIGEALDALADAFARLGKQPAVLDVGDRT, via the coding sequence ATGACGCCCCGCCTCCTCGTCGTCACCGCCGTCCCGGCGGAACGCGACGCGGTCGTCCGCGGACTCGGCGGCACGGCAGCCGAGCAGCCCGTACCGGGTGGCCGCGTGTTGCTGCGCACCGCCCTCGCGGACGTGCTGGCCGCGGGCGTCGGCCCCGCCGCCGCGGCGGCGGGCACGGCGGCGGCGCTCACCGCGGCGCGGTACGGGCTCGTCGTCTCGGCCGGGATCGCCGGCGGCTTCCAGCCCCTCGCACCGGTCGGCTCGGTGGTCGTCGCCGACGCGATCGTCGCCGCCGACCTGGGCGCGGAGGGCCCGGAGGGCTTCCTCCCGGTCGCCGAGCTGGGCTTCGGCACCTCCGAGCACCGTCCGCCGGGACCGCTGTCCCGCCGGGTCGCCGACGTGCTCGGCGCGGCGTACGGGCCGGTCCTGACGGTGTCGACGGTGACCGGGACGGCCGGGCGGAGCGCAGAGCTGACGCGCCGTCATCCGGGGGCGCCGGCCGAGGCCATGGAGGGTTTCGGCGTCGCGGAGGCGGCCGCGGCGCACGGGCTGCCCGTCCTGGAGATCCGTACGGTGTCCAATCCGGTGGGCCCGCGCGACCGCGCGGCGTGGCGGATCGGGGAGGCGCTCGACGCGCTCGCCGACGCCTTCGCCCGGCTCGGGAAGCAACCCGCCGTACTCGACGTTGGAGATCGGACATGA
- a CDS encoding 1,4-dihydroxy-6-naphthoate synthase encodes MSQERALRIAYSPCPNDTFVFHAWAHGLVPGAPAIDVTFADIDVTNGMAERGEFDVLKVSYAVLPYVLDEYALLPCGGALGRGCGPLVLTRDEGTGKGADLSGRTVAVPSERSTAYLLFRLWAAAEVPGGVGEIVVLPFHEIMPAVRDGRVDAGLVIHEARFTYQDYGLHKLADMGEHWEQTTTLPIPLGAIIAKRSLGEERLRELAAAARTSVHMAWDEPEASRGYVMEHAQEMDPKVADQHIGLYVNEFTSALGEEGYAAVRGLLTRAAAEGLVPPLGPHALES; translated from the coding sequence ATGAGCCAAGAGCGCGCACTGCGGATCGCCTACTCCCCGTGCCCCAACGACACCTTCGTCTTCCACGCCTGGGCGCACGGTCTGGTCCCGGGCGCACCGGCGATCGACGTGACCTTCGCGGACATCGACGTCACCAACGGGATGGCCGAGCGCGGCGAGTTCGACGTCCTGAAGGTCTCGTACGCGGTGCTCCCCTACGTGCTCGACGAGTACGCGCTGCTGCCCTGCGGCGGCGCGCTGGGCCGCGGCTGCGGCCCGCTCGTCCTGACCAGGGACGAGGGCACCGGCAAGGGCGCCGACCTGAGCGGGCGCACGGTGGCGGTGCCGAGCGAGCGCTCGACGGCGTACCTGCTCTTCCGGCTGTGGGCGGCCGCCGAAGTGCCGGGCGGCGTCGGGGAGATCGTCGTCCTGCCGTTCCACGAGATCATGCCGGCGGTGCGGGACGGCCGGGTGGACGCGGGGCTCGTCATCCACGAGGCGCGCTTCACCTACCAGGACTACGGGCTGCACAAACTCGCGGACATGGGCGAGCACTGGGAGCAGACCACCACGCTGCCCATCCCGCTCGGCGCGATCATCGCCAAGCGCTCCCTGGGCGAGGAGCGTCTGCGCGAACTGGCGGCCGCGGCCCGCACCTCCGTCCACATGGCCTGGGACGAGCCCGAGGCCTCACGCGGCTACGTCATGGAGCACGCGCAGGAGATGGACCCGAAGGTGGCGGACCAGCACATCGGGCTGTACGTGAACGAGTTCACCTCGGCGCTCGGCGAGGAGGGCTACGCGGCGGTCCGCGGGCTGCTCACCCGGGCCGCGGCCGAGGGACTGGTGCCGCCCCTCGGTCCGCACGCGCTCGAGTCGTGA
- a CDS encoding calcium-binding protein yields MRIRATVAAVSGALALASLAVPAAQASDKPAVTALSTFAAKAGAADSVGDTKITKVVVNGGKDIVLGTGGKKTVSVAVTATDPAGIDGGAAFLWHGASFTDDGIDGGLFPATDYAACTVVNATTSTCKVSITIDPQADLYKNALAGSWKVYALVGGKDGDYVEKEIAGTAKIKRNTVVTVNATPEPVKKGKTITVTGKLTRANWETHKYAGYTGQSVQLQFRKKGTTAYKTVKTVKSSSTGALKTTVKASVDGYWRYNFVTTSLSGASVSTADFVDVK; encoded by the coding sequence ATGCGTATTCGCGCCACCGTGGCCGCTGTTTCCGGCGCCCTGGCCCTCGCTTCGCTGGCAGTCCCGGCCGCGCAGGCCTCCGACAAGCCGGCGGTCACCGCCCTGTCGACCTTCGCCGCCAAGGCGGGAGCGGCCGACTCCGTGGGTGACACCAAGATCACCAAGGTCGTCGTGAACGGCGGCAAGGACATCGTCCTCGGGACGGGCGGCAAGAAGACGGTCTCCGTCGCGGTGACCGCCACCGACCCGGCGGGCATCGACGGCGGCGCCGCGTTCCTCTGGCACGGCGCGTCGTTCACCGACGACGGCATCGACGGCGGCCTTTTCCCGGCCACGGACTACGCCGCCTGCACCGTGGTCAACGCCACCACCTCCACCTGCAAGGTCAGCATCACCATCGACCCCCAGGCGGACCTGTACAAGAACGCGCTCGCCGGTTCCTGGAAGGTGTACGCCTTGGTCGGGGGCAAGGACGGCGACTACGTCGAGAAGGAGATCGCCGGCACCGCGAAGATCAAGCGCAACACCGTGGTGACGGTCAACGCCACGCCGGAGCCGGTGAAGAAGGGCAAGACCATCACCGTCACCGGCAAGCTCACCCGGGCCAACTGGGAGACCCACAAGTACGCCGGCTACACGGGCCAGTCCGTGCAGCTGCAGTTCCGCAAGAAGGGCACCACCGCGTACAAGACGGTCAAGACCGTCAAGTCCAGCAGCACCGGTGCCCTGAAGACCACCGTCAAGGCGTCCGTGGACGGCTACTGGCGCTACAACTTCGTCACCACTTCGCTCAGCGGCGCGTCCGTCTCCACGGCCGACTTCGTCGACGTGAAGTAA
- a CDS encoding DUF3027 domain-containing protein has translation MRSRTPDRLCAEAVDLALEAAVEAFGEKAVGEHLGAVAEGDRVVTHLFDCREASYRGWRWAVTLTRASRAKAITLDETVLVPGPEAVLAPEWVPWSERLRPGDLGPGDLLPTEAEDLRLETGFSGEDVPPPNSPVSEEMAELVEAEDADVSGGPPATLPMAPTVGTIAAVAEEIGMARPRVLSRYGLHVAADRWEDEYGPKAPMAQAAPAQCVSCGFLVPIAGSLRQAFGVCANEFSPADGRVVSLAYGCGAHSEAAVMPKTPRPAPPVLDETAIEPLPLHPDRQGSVEDTTPAEELGHS, from the coding sequence ATGCGAAGCCGTACCCCTGACCGCCTGTGCGCCGAGGCGGTCGACCTCGCCCTCGAAGCCGCCGTCGAGGCCTTCGGCGAGAAAGCGGTCGGCGAGCACCTCGGGGCGGTCGCCGAGGGCGACCGCGTCGTGACGCACCTGTTCGACTGCCGCGAGGCCTCGTACCGCGGCTGGCGCTGGGCGGTCACGCTCACCCGCGCCTCCCGCGCCAAGGCCATCACCTTGGACGAGACGGTCCTCGTGCCCGGGCCCGAGGCCGTCCTCGCGCCCGAATGGGTGCCGTGGAGCGAGCGCCTGCGCCCCGGCGACCTCGGCCCCGGCGACCTGCTGCCCACCGAGGCGGAGGACCTGCGCCTGGAGACCGGCTTCTCCGGGGAGGACGTCCCGCCGCCGAACTCGCCGGTCTCCGAGGAGATGGCCGAGCTCGTCGAGGCCGAGGACGCGGACGTCTCCGGCGGCCCCCCGGCGACCCTGCCGATGGCGCCCACGGTCGGCACGATCGCCGCGGTCGCGGAGGAGATCGGCATGGCCCGGCCGCGCGTGCTGTCCCGCTACGGGCTGCACGTCGCCGCGGACCGCTGGGAGGACGAGTACGGCCCCAAGGCCCCGATGGCCCAGGCCGCCCCCGCCCAGTGCGTCTCCTGCGGCTTCCTCGTCCCGATCGCGGGCTCCCTGCGGCAGGCCTTCGGCGTCTGCGCGAACGAGTTCTCCCCAGCCGACGGGCGCGTCGTCTCCCTCGCCTACGGGTGCGGCGCGCACTCCGAGGCCGCGGTCATGCCGAAGACGCCCCGGCCCGCGCCGCCCGTCCTCGACGAGACCGCGATCGAGCCGCTCCCCCTCCACCCCGACCGCCAGGGCTCCGTCGAGGACACCACCCCGGCCGAGGAACTTGGCCACAGCTGA
- a CDS encoding cation-translocating P-type ATPase, translated as MTERTQREAAGVRPATPGGLTAVQVAERIARGEVNDVPVRSSRSLAEIVSANVFTRFNAIIGVLFLIILVVGPIQDGLFGFVIIANTGIGIFQEWRAKKTLDGLAVIGEAKPTVRRDGVATQVSTSGIVLGDLIELGPGDKVVVDGEVAEADSLEVDESLLTGEADPVVKRPGDPVMSGSFVVAGGGSFTATKVGREAYAAQLAEEASRFTLVHSELRSGISQILKYVTWMMVPTAIGLIVSQLVLEGDDWREAVRRMVGGIVPMVPEGLVLLTSVAFAIGVIRLGRKQCLVQELPAIEGLARVDVVCLDKTGTLTEGGMDVAELRMLDGVPEAYIRQVLGAVSSADPRPNPTLAAVAAAFPAPDGGWHVTDALPFSSARKYSGAAFTEPGGERSAWLLGAPDVLLPAGDRALGAIDGLNAQGLRVLLLARTGKELGDPAVGASATPAALVVLEQRLRPDAADTLRYFAEQDVHAKVISGDNAVSVGAVAGKLGLAGAERTVDARRLPAERTQMAAELDRGTVFGRVTPQQKREMVGALQSGGHNVAMTGDGVNDVLALKDADIGVAMGSGSEATRAVAQIVLLDNSFSALPSVVAEGRRVIGNITRVATLFLTKTVYSVLLALLVIIWHAPYPFLPRHLTLLSTLTIGVPAFFLALAPNKERAKPLFVRRVMRYSLPAGVIAGVATFVTYMLARHHYRGAGALEAETSAATLTLFLVAMWVLALVARPYTWWRIALVLTMGAGFLVVLVTPWLQEFFALRLVGTQGPWTAVAVAVAASALLELVWRRVRRLDDDAPPERHRAPGPR; from the coding sequence ATGACGGAACGCACGCAGCGGGAGGCGGCCGGGGTGCGACCGGCGACGCCCGGCGGACTGACCGCTGTCCAGGTGGCGGAGCGGATCGCGCGGGGCGAGGTCAACGACGTCCCGGTGCGTTCCTCGCGTTCCTTGGCCGAGATCGTCAGCGCGAACGTGTTCACCCGCTTCAACGCGATCATCGGCGTGCTGTTCCTGATCATCCTGGTGGTCGGCCCGATCCAGGACGGCCTCTTCGGCTTCGTCATCATCGCGAACACCGGCATCGGCATCTTCCAGGAGTGGCGCGCCAAGAAGACCCTGGACGGACTCGCCGTGATCGGCGAGGCGAAACCCACCGTGCGCCGCGACGGGGTCGCCACCCAGGTCTCCACCTCCGGGATCGTCCTCGGCGACCTCATCGAACTCGGGCCGGGGGACAAGGTGGTGGTCGACGGCGAGGTGGCCGAGGCCGACAGCCTGGAGGTCGACGAGTCGCTGCTCACCGGCGAGGCCGACCCCGTCGTCAAGCGCCCCGGCGACCCCGTGATGTCCGGCAGCTTCGTCGTCGCGGGCGGCGGGTCCTTCACCGCGACCAAGGTCGGCCGGGAGGCCTACGCGGCGCAACTCGCCGAGGAGGCCAGCCGCTTCACCCTCGTCCACTCCGAACTGCGCAGCGGCATCAGCCAGATCCTCAAGTACGTCACGTGGATGATGGTCCCCACGGCGATCGGCCTGATCGTCAGCCAGCTCGTCCTGGAGGGCGACGACTGGCGCGAGGCGGTCCGCCGCATGGTGGGCGGCATCGTCCCGATGGTGCCCGAGGGGCTGGTCCTGCTCACCTCGGTGGCCTTCGCGATCGGCGTGATCCGGCTGGGCCGCAAGCAGTGCCTCGTCCAGGAGCTGCCCGCGATCGAGGGGCTGGCCCGGGTGGACGTGGTGTGCCTGGACAAGACCGGCACCCTCACCGAGGGCGGGATGGACGTCGCGGAGCTGCGGATGCTGGACGGTGTCCCCGAGGCGTACATCCGGCAGGTGCTCGGCGCGGTCAGTTCCGCCGACCCGCGCCCCAACCCCACCCTGGCCGCCGTCGCCGCGGCCTTCCCCGCCCCGGACGGCGGCTGGCACGTCACCGACGCGCTGCCCTTCTCCTCCGCCCGCAAGTACAGCGGCGCGGCCTTCACCGAGCCCGGCGGGGAGCGCAGCGCCTGGCTGCTCGGCGCCCCCGACGTACTGCTCCCCGCGGGCGACCGGGCGCTCGGCGCGATCGACGGCCTCAACGCCCAGGGCCTGCGGGTGCTGCTGCTCGCCCGGACGGGGAAGGAGCTGGGCGACCCGGCGGTGGGCGCCTCGGCCACCCCGGCAGCGCTGGTCGTCCTGGAGCAGCGGCTGCGCCCCGACGCCGCCGACACCCTGCGCTACTTCGCCGAGCAGGACGTGCACGCCAAGGTCATCTCCGGCGACAACGCGGTCTCCGTCGGCGCCGTCGCCGGGAAGCTGGGGCTGGCGGGGGCCGAGCGGACGGTCGACGCCCGCAGGCTGCCGGCCGAACGCACGCAGATGGCGGCCGAGCTCGACCGGGGCACGGTCTTCGGCCGGGTCACCCCGCAGCAGAAGCGGGAGATGGTGGGCGCGCTCCAGTCCGGCGGCCACAACGTGGCGATGACCGGGGACGGCGTCAACGACGTCCTCGCCCTCAAGGACGCCGACATCGGCGTCGCCATGGGCTCCGGCTCCGAGGCGACCCGGGCGGTCGCGCAGATCGTGCTGCTCGACAACAGCTTCTCGGCGCTCCCGTCGGTCGTGGCCGAGGGCCGCCGGGTCATCGGCAACATCACCCGCGTCGCGACCCTCTTCCTCACCAAGACCGTCTACTCGGTGCTGCTCGCCCTGCTGGTGATCATCTGGCACGCGCCCTACCCGTTCCTCCCCCGGCACCTGACGCTGCTGTCCACGCTGACCATCGGCGTCCCCGCCTTCTTCCTCGCCCTGGCCCCCAACAAGGAGCGGGCCAAGCCGCTCTTCGTGCGCCGGGTCATGCGCTACTCCCTGCCCGCCGGGGTGATCGCGGGCGTCGCCACCTTCGTGACGTACATGCTCGCCCGCCACCACTACCGCGGCGCCGGCGCGCTGGAGGCGGAGACCAGCGCCGCGACGCTGACCCTCTTCCTGGTCGCGATGTGGGTGCTGGCGCTCGTCGCGCGTCCCTACACCTGGTGGCGGATCGCCCTGGTCCTCACCATGGGCGCGGGTTTCCTGGTCGTCCTGGTCACCCCGTGGCTGCAGGAGTTCTTCGCGCTCCGGCTGGTCGGCACGCAGGGCCCCTGGACGGCCGTCGCCGTGGCGGTGGCGGCCTCGGCGCTGCTGGAGCTGGTCTGGCGCCGCGTCCGCCGCCTGGACGACGACGCCCCGCCGGAACGACACCGGGCGCCGGGCCCCCGCTGA
- a CDS encoding MFS transporter produces the protein MARTVTSGPGPVRRAGNAVARATQRTSSAVVRRVRRHTHSGGAGESGLAKLIELHAVNSAGDMLITVALASTIFFSVPTGEARGRVALYLLVTMAPFALLAPVIGPLLDRIPHGRRAAMAMSMLARAILAWTMAGVVATAGLELYPAALGVLVASKAYGVVRSAVMPRLLPARTTLVKANSRVSLTGLLATAVAAPIGGLLHLIGPGVPLYGAFVVFVCGTLLSFSLPHKVDSAKGEARAELTSGEEVEHRRLGRQWREKRPGLRSVGGPVLHALQANAALRALSGFLTLFLAFLLREHPLGGLSGPVSLGLVAVAAGTGNAFGTALGSWLRDRGPERIIISALAAALAATCVAAAWYGVLTIAVVAAAAGIAQALGKLSLDALIQRDVPEEVRTSAFARSETALQLAWVIGGAIGIVLPLNGTLGMAVGAALVALGVIFSVRGLMTGARGRATRPRTV, from the coding sequence GTGGCACGCACAGTGACGTCCGGCCCGGGACCGGTTCGCAGGGCGGGGAACGCCGTCGCGCGCGCCACGCAGCGTACGTCGTCCGCCGTGGTGCGGCGCGTCCGGCGTCACACGCACTCGGGCGGGGCGGGCGAGTCGGGTCTGGCGAAGCTGATCGAGCTGCACGCGGTGAACTCGGCCGGCGACATGCTGATCACCGTCGCGCTCGCCAGCACGATCTTCTTCTCCGTGCCGACCGGTGAGGCGCGCGGCCGCGTGGCGCTCTACCTGCTGGTCACGATGGCCCCGTTCGCGCTGCTGGCCCCGGTGATCGGGCCGCTGCTGGACCGCATCCCGCACGGCCGGCGCGCCGCGATGGCGATGTCGATGCTGGCCCGGGCGATCCTGGCCTGGACGATGGCCGGGGTGGTGGCGACCGCCGGACTGGAGCTGTATCCGGCCGCCTTGGGCGTGCTCGTGGCGTCGAAGGCGTACGGCGTGGTGCGCAGCGCGGTGATGCCACGGCTGCTGCCGGCCCGTACGACGCTGGTGAAGGCGAACTCCCGGGTGAGCCTGACGGGCCTGCTGGCCACCGCCGTGGCGGCGCCGATCGGCGGGCTGCTCCACCTGATCGGGCCGGGCGTGCCGCTGTACGGGGCGTTCGTCGTCTTCGTCTGCGGGACGCTGCTCTCCTTCTCCCTCCCGCACAAGGTGGACTCCGCCAAGGGGGAGGCGCGCGCCGAGCTGACCTCGGGTGAGGAGGTCGAGCACCGCCGCCTGGGCCGGCAGTGGCGGGAGAAGCGGCCGGGGCTGCGGAGCGTCGGCGGTCCGGTGCTGCACGCCCTGCAGGCCAACGCCGCGCTGCGGGCGCTGTCCGGATTCCTGACCCTCTTCCTCGCGTTCCTGCTGCGCGAGCATCCGCTGGGCGGCCTGTCGGGGCCGGTGTCGCTGGGCCTGGTCGCCGTGGCGGCGGGCACCGGCAACGCCTTCGGCACCGCGCTGGGCTCCTGGCTGCGCGACCGCGGACCGGAGCGGATCATCATCAGCGCGCTGGCCGCCGCCCTGGCGGCGACGTGCGTGGCGGCGGCCTGGTACGGCGTGCTGACCATCGCCGTCGTCGCGGCCGCGGCGGGCATCGCGCAGGCGCTGGGCAAGCTCTCGCTGGACGCCCTGATCCAGCGCGACGTGCCGGAGGAGGTGCGCACCTCGGCGTTCGCCCGCTCGGAGACCGCCCTCCAGCTGGCGTGGGTGATCGGCGGCGCCATCGGCATCGTCCTGCCGCTCAACGGCACGCTCGGGATGGCGGTGGGGGCGGCCCTGGTGGCGCTCGGCGTCATCTTCTCGGTCCGCGGCCTGATGACGGGTGCCCGGGGACGGGCGACACGTCCGCGCACCGTGTGA